The Tachypleus tridentatus isolate NWPU-2018 chromosome 5, ASM421037v1, whole genome shotgun sequence genome includes a window with the following:
- the LOC143250639 gene encoding uncharacterized protein LOC143250639 isoform X2 — translation MKYYMKKIIGGVQHLFNSSEEIKIFLRDLTEQGNKTKNIIYDEFNMLQQQLQPIPLLEPKILHLGESLNKRVAELSKVVDSSFATLLVAQNTFISSCKRIQAEETHVYNILQKIVLEMRNRSIDDIHLIRREIQTHSAEIDKTLTRILSSLKFVNNSIEDEIKRILMTTSENLIKECALSSRNLGNQRNKSVTEEENEYKKKWQESVLDSIVNIQEYDIEIKDELNRSDIFDDINETKSTVAIEQEPTDPNLARTVGC, via the exons ATGAAATATTATATGAAGAAAATAATTGGTGGAGTACAACACTTGTTTAATTCTTCCGAGGAAATAAAGATATTCCTTCGAGATCTTACTGAgcaaggaaacaaaacaaaaaatatcatctACGACGAATTTAACATGCTTCAACAACAATTGCAACCGATTCCGTTACTAGAACCTAAAATTTTACATTTAGGGGAAAGTCTCAATAAAAGAGTTGCCGAATTGAGCAAGGTCGTGGACAGTAGCTTTGCAACACTTCTTGTTGCACAAAATACCTTCATTTCTTCCTGCAAAAGAATCCAAGCAGAAGAAACTCACGTTTACAATATATTGCAAAAAATTGTACTTGAAATGAGAAATAGATCTATAGATGACATTCATCTTATCAGAAGAGAGATTCAAACGCACAGTGCGGAAATTGACAAAACTCTAACCAGGATTTTATCTTCTTTGAAGTTTGTTAATAATAGCATAGAAGATGAAATCAAACGTATATTAATGACGACATCCGAAAACCTTATTAAGGAATGTGCTCTGTCGTCTAGAAATCTGGGTAACCAAAGAAACAAAAGTGTTACGGAGgaagaaaatgaatataaaaaaaaatggcaAGAATCTGTTTTGGACTCTATTGTAAATATCCAGGAGTATGATATAGAAATAAAGGACGAACTTAATCGTTCAGATATATTCGATGATATCAATGAAACCAAAAGTACTGTTGCCATTGAACAAGAACCAACAG ACCCTAACCTGGCAAGAACAGTTGGATGCTAG
- the LOC143250639 gene encoding uncharacterized protein LOC143250639 isoform X1, protein MKYYMKKIIGGVQHLFNSSEEIKIFLRDLTEQGNKTKNIIYDEFNMLQQQLQPIPLLEPKILHLGESLNKRVAELSKVVDSSFATLLVAQNTFISSCKRIQAEETHVYNILQKIVLEMRNRSIDDIHLIRREIQTHSAEIDKTLTRILSSLKFVNNSIEDEIKRILMTTSENLIKECALSSRNLGNQRNKSVTEEENEYKKKWQESVLDSIVNIQEYDIEIKDELNRSDIFDDINETKSTVAIEQEPTGDYSDITEKNGGL, encoded by the coding sequence ATGAAATATTATATGAAGAAAATAATTGGTGGAGTACAACACTTGTTTAATTCTTCCGAGGAAATAAAGATATTCCTTCGAGATCTTACTGAgcaaggaaacaaaacaaaaaatatcatctACGACGAATTTAACATGCTTCAACAACAATTGCAACCGATTCCGTTACTAGAACCTAAAATTTTACATTTAGGGGAAAGTCTCAATAAAAGAGTTGCCGAATTGAGCAAGGTCGTGGACAGTAGCTTTGCAACACTTCTTGTTGCACAAAATACCTTCATTTCTTCCTGCAAAAGAATCCAAGCAGAAGAAACTCACGTTTACAATATATTGCAAAAAATTGTACTTGAAATGAGAAATAGATCTATAGATGACATTCATCTTATCAGAAGAGAGATTCAAACGCACAGTGCGGAAATTGACAAAACTCTAACCAGGATTTTATCTTCTTTGAAGTTTGTTAATAATAGCATAGAAGATGAAATCAAACGTATATTAATGACGACATCCGAAAACCTTATTAAGGAATGTGCTCTGTCGTCTAGAAATCTGGGTAACCAAAGAAACAAAAGTGTTACGGAGgaagaaaatgaatataaaaaaaaatggcaAGAATCTGTTTTGGACTCTATTGTAAATATCCAGGAGTATGATATAGAAATAAAGGACGAACTTAATCGTTCAGATATATTCGATGATATCAATGAAACCAAAAGTACTGTTGCCATTGAACAAGAACCAACAGGTGATTATTCTGATATAACGGAAAAAAATGGTGGACTGTAA